Proteins from a genomic interval of Pecten maximus chromosome 13, xPecMax1.1, whole genome shotgun sequence:
- the LOC117340524 gene encoding uncharacterized protein LOC117340524 has translation MATSSQIPLRKVGTTSCVHHGGMLELFCEECTQLACMLCLSSEHKGHVLCALSEIIPQKKQDIKNFIDQNENVELALIGKSINEIDGHLKENITNFAKLSNQLKNQTKKLKEDLDRLTSEPLCNFREMERNNSKMLETYKEDLEKYNKKLKEQVSACKIALQRGCSILIYDTAGEISSVGNSPVMPTLGTAQFTPNIYAENLMKQALGTACTSGPQRKAFQLQGNLKSTTEPGDLSRLHNQKESQTRAVDKQDSPMVLSLHSKHEFSVTDKKEGSPNVAVSKQRTAKSSSDKEDRSPYIPGLKQQTNQEYSVIARQKALRAMDSKTKPAIHEATVIDEWVSSCPIGSICPGTDGRMWTCCSTRPTLTLLDRKGVVVREIHHNARTTTISAAVTTNLWMCDDKHNVLELVSDQLIHRFTTKETPGCLCITSCSHVVVGMPENITQFTRAGTIVRTTESRVGRPVVNSPFRIAECPVTHNLAVIDRNADGKEGKTHVVVLDKKLKKLFVYSGEVPRTSLEAERVWSEPFSPLSVVYDSHGNLVIGDCANNLHLLVSGRGEFIRVLHKDIDCSWAAGMDEKDILWVVFGGYNAKLIQYSSFLK, from the coding sequence ATGGCTACTTCGTCTCAGATTCCCCTTCGAAAGGTAGGCACAACATCATGTGTTCATCATGGTGGGATGCTGGAACTGTTTTGTGAAGAATGCACCCAGCTTGCCTGCATGCTTTGTTTATCAAGCGAGCACAAGGGTCATGTACTGTGTGCATTGAGTGAAATTATTCCACAAAAGAAGCAGGACATTAAGAACTTCATTGATCAAAATGAGAATGTTGAACTTGCGCTAATTGGTAAGTCTATCAATGAGATTGATGgtcatttaaaagaaaacatcacCAATTTTGCAAAACTTTCAAATCAGTtgaaaaaccaaaccaaaaaattGAAGGAAGACCTTGATCGGTTAACATCGGAACCACTGTGCAACTTTCGTGAAATGGAACGAAACAACAGCAAGATGCTTGAAACATACAAAGAAGATCTcgaaaaatacaacaaaaagcTAAAAGAACAGGTGAGCGCTTGTAAGATTGCACTTCAACGCGGTTGCAGCATACTAATTTACGACACAGCAGGTGAAATTTCGTCCGTTGGAAATTCCCCAGTTATGCCTACCCTCGGTACAGCTCAATTTACTCCGAATATTTATGCAGAAAACCTCATGAAACAAGCTTTGGGAACAGCATGTACATCAGGACCACAACGAAAGGCATTCCAATTACAAGGTAACCTAAAGTCAACAACAGAACCAGGAGACTTGTCCCGATTACATAATCAGAAAGAGTCTCAAACGAGGGCCGTTGACAAGCAGGACTCACCAATGGTTCTATCATTGCATTCCAAACACGAGTTTTCGGTAACTGACAAAAAAGAAGGGTCGCCGAACGTCGCTGTTTCAAAGCAGCGAACCGCGAAGAGTTCTTCTGACAAAGAAGACAGGTCGCCATATATTCCGGGTTTAAAACAGCAAACCAATCAGGAATATTCAGTCATTGCCAGACAAAAAGCTCTACGTGCTATGgattcaaaaacaaaaccagCCATTCACGAGGCTACTGTCATTGACGAATGGGTGTCGTCGTGCCCTATCGGATCCATATGCCCCGGCACTGACGGGCGGATGTGGACTTGCTGCAGTACAAGGCCTACACTAACGCTCCTGGACAGGAAGGGCGTAGTTGTACGGGAGATCCATCATAACGCTCGTACGACCACTATAAGTGCCGCAGTCACTACAAATCTGTGGATGTGTGATGACAAACACAATGTCCTGGAACTGGTCTCAGATCAACTGATacatagatttaccaccaaAGAGACCCCCGgatgtttatgtataacatCGTGTAGCCATGTCGTCGTGGGAATGCCCGAGAACATCACACAGTTTACTCGTGCGGGCACAATAGTCCGTACTACCGAGTCAAGAGTAGGACGACCGGTAGTGAATTCCCCTTTCAGGATTGCTGAATGTCCTGTAACCCACAACCTAGCAGTGATTGACCGTAACGCAGACGGGAAAGAAGGAAAAACGCATGTTGTTGTGCTGGATAAAAAGTTAAAGAAACTGTTTGTTTATAGTGGAGAGGTCCCTCGTACATCTTTAGAAGCAGAACGTGTCTGGTCAGAACCATTTAGCCCACTGAGCGTTGTATATGACAGTCACGGGAATCTGGTTATCGGGGACTGTGCCAACAACCTTCACCTTCTCGTAAGTGGACGTGGAGAGTTCATCCGGGTCTTACACAAAGACATCGACTGTTCCTGGGCTGCTGGGATGGACGAGAAGGATATTCTTTGGGTAGTGTTCGGGGGATACAATGCCAAACTTATACAGTACAGCAGCTTTCTTAAATAG